A genomic stretch from Peromyscus eremicus chromosome 6, PerEre_H2_v1, whole genome shotgun sequence includes:
- the LOC131912342 gene encoding LOW QUALITY PROTEIN: protein lin-37 homolog (The sequence of the model RefSeq protein was modified relative to this genomic sequence to represent the inferred CDS: inserted 2 bases in 2 codons) — MFPVKVKVEKSEMEMAKARNQLDAVLQCLLEKSHMDRERLDEDAGKTPSDTHKDCSIAATGKRPSARFPHQRRKKRREMDDGLAEGGPQRSNTYAIKLFDRSVDLAQFSESTPLYPICHAWMRNSPSVRERERSPSSPLXPLPEDEEGSEVINSKSRDVYKLPPPTAPGPLGDACRSRIPSPLQPETQGXPDDEPSEPEPSPSTLIYRNTQRWKRIRQRWKEASHWNQLRYSESMKILRET, encoded by the exons ATGTTCCCGGTAAAGGTAAAAGTGGAGAAATCAGAGATGGAGATGGCCAAAGCCCGGAACCAGCTGGATGCTGTTCTTCAGTGTCTACTGGAGAAGAGTCACATGGACAGGGAACGTCTGGATGAAGACGCTGGGAAAACACCCTCGGATACACACAAGGATTGCTCCATCGCTGCCACTGGCAAAAGGCCATCTGCCCGCTTCCCCCACCAgcggaggaagaagaggagggagatggaCGATGGGCTGGCTGAGGGGGGTCCTCAGAGATCCAACACATATGCGATCAAGCTGTTTGACCGGAGTGTGGATTTGGCCCAGTTCAGTGAGAGCACACCATTGTACCCCATCTGCCATGCCTGGATGCGCAACAGTCCCTCAGTGCGAGAGCGTGAGCGGTCACCCAGCTCACCAC CCCCTCTGCCTGAGGATGAGGAGGGTTCAGAGGTCATCAACAGCAAAAGTCGTGATGTGTACAAGCTGCCTCCACCCACAGCCCCTGGACCACTGGGAGATGCCTGCAGATCCCGAATTCCATCCCCACTGCAGCCTGAGACCCAGG ACCCTGACGATGAACCCTCCGAGCCTGAACCCTCTCCTTCCACACTCATCTATCGCAACACGCAACGCTGGAAACGGATCCGCCAGAGATGGAAGGAGGCGTCTCATTGGAACCAGCTTCGTTACTCAGAAAGTATGAAGATCCTGCGGGAGACGTAA